CCAAACGAGTTTAAAAGGTTTACGATACTCTTATCCAGTAGTATTACACCATCAACAGCGATGTTATCAAGACGTAATGGAATAATTTAAGCTGACTGACAGGTATGACTTAAACCATTACACTCTCTATCCACGCCTCGTCAATTTCGAGACCGAAACCGGGGGCATCCGACGGGGCGACATAGCCGTCTTTGATGACGGAAGTGCCGGGCAACTTGACCATCTCCTCGAGAGGGACACCGGGAGCAGAAACGCCTTCAGAGCGTTCACCCCACGTAATGGCAGGCATAGCAAATGCGAGGTGCTGACCGTAGGGATAGTTCATACCGCCGTGTGTGATTACGTTAATCCCACTTGCCTCTGCGATGTGGCAAATCTTCGCCGCTGATGTAATACCACCGCACCACAAAACGTCCGGCTGGAAGATGTCAACCAACCGTCGTCCTGCCGCCTCTGCAAAGACGGTTGGTAGATACCAGTGTTCTCCCGTCGCGAGCGTTTGCCAAGGGAGGCGTTGACGCACTGTCTCGTAGCCGACAAAATCATCGGCACGGATGTAGTCCTCCATCCACTTCAACCCGTAAGGCTTCATGGTTTCACAGACACGCACGGTATGCTCTATGTCAAAACCGGTCCAAGCGTCCAACATTAGGTCAACCTCATCGCCGATGGCTTCCCGCGTCGTTGCTACCAATTCTTCAAGTTTACCTAAGCCTTCTTTCCCTTGCTCTGGCCCCCACGGAGTGAAAAGTTTTGTGGCTTTGAATCCAAGCTCCATATACCATTCCTGATCGAAGCCAGACGCGTAACAGAAAATCTTTTCTTTTTGCGGACCGCCGAGTAGTTCGTAAACCGGTCGCCCCAAAATTTTGCCTTTGAGGTCCCAGAGGGCACAATCAACGGCACTGATGGCGTAACTCGTCAAGCCGGTTGCGCCAAAGGCGGCTGACAATCGTACCATCATGTCCCATATTTTTTCAGTCGCCATGCAATTTTCGCCAACGAGGAAGGGGGCAAAATGGTCTGAAATGATTCGGGTTACGGGACCCCCGTACAGCGAGATACCGAAACCCCAGGCCCCATCTTCTGCCGTTATAATGCATGCCGGACGTTTCCATTCCGAATAGGAAACGTGTCCCTCTTTTCTGTTGAATGACGGATAACGCGTAATGGGGCGGTTCAATTGATATGTTCTTGACCGACTCGGTGTGCGCGGCGTTGTTGTCGGTTTCGGGTTGAGTTCGATTTCTACGACGCGGATCTCTTTAATTTTCATAGACTTCCCTTTTGTAATCAATCTGATGAATTATCAAAATAATCACTAAGACGTTTCGTTGTCCCTGACGATGGAGGGGGTCCGCCCCAATATAGCGAGTTCATCACGAAAACGTTTTTCACTGGCGGCGAGTAAATCTTCAATGACTTTCTCCGTGCTTCCACCCTCCGCAACGAGGGTTTCCATTTGCTCTACTGCGAAAGTTTGAACATGGCTAAAACAATTCTTAGTAGACTTGTCAAGATGATTCCCAATGTTTAAACTCAGCACTAACAGAAGTGCTCTTTCCAATTTTTCGATGCGCTCGTCCCGCGCTTTTAGTTCTTCCAATATATCCATTTGGTCTTCAAGCTCCAGTCCTTTTATCCCCCTGCTTATAATACGGTGGGAGGGCGGTAGAAGAGTGTGTAGGGTTTCCGTGGCGTTACCACCCAAAACTGGGTTCATAGAGTATAGCACGAGCGGGGAAAAGATACAATAGAGCATCTCTACATCGAACAAGCAAGAACGATAGCTGCGCTCGCGTTTGAATAAAGGTGAACCTTACGAAGTTTAACCATTTCCGTCCATCAATTAGAGTTCAGCAAACTTGATGTTCCCAAAGACTCGCTCTAACACGGCTTGGACTTCTTGATGTCTTTCGTCTGTGTGCGAGACAGCGGGTGTTCGGAGTCGGTGGTTCGGATAGAGTCCGTGAAGATGGAGTGCCGATTTGATGCTTGGTAGCCACTCCAACTTCGTTGCAGTCTTGAGCCAGGGTTCCTCATAACGGAACACGATCTCCTTGGCATCATCGTTGTGCCCTGTGGTCAGGGCATTATAGAATTCCAATGCAATGTCTGGGCAGAACGGAGCAATCGTGCAGAGATACGCCGTTGAACCGATCGGATAGCCGAACATGAAATTCCGCATCTGTCCACCACTGACCACCGCAAAATTCTCGTCAGTGGTTGCGCGAATGATGTCGTAGTAAGCATAGAACGGATGACCGTCGTTCTTGATACCAACTATCTCTGGACGTTTTGCTAACTCAGCAACGATGTCCACAGGATACGGGTCTTGCCACGCCCCCCAAACCAGCAAAGGCATCGGCGCGGCATCCTGAACGCTATCAAAGTAGCCAACAATAACCTCGCTCTTCACTCCTAATCCGGGATGAATCTGGACCTTAACAGCGTCTACGCCCTTAGCGTCGCAGTGTTTTAAAAACTCTCGGCACTGTCCGGGGTACCACCACCCGGTTGAAGCAATGAACAGCGAACGACCTGATATTTCTTCTGCTAATTCCGCAGTCAACTGCCAGATTTCTTCATCTGTCAGGCTACAGAATTCGCTACTGCCATACGTGAGGAGAATCACTGG
This is a stretch of genomic DNA from Candidatus Poribacteria bacterium. It encodes these proteins:
- a CDS encoding dihydrodipicolinate synthase family protein; translation: MERAIRVVERLKGPIVPVNTCFGDDDSLDVGAMRKYVNWLCEQSVPVILLTYGSSEFCSLTDEEIWQLTAELAEEISGRSLFIASTGWWYPGQCREFLKHCDAKGVDAVKVQIHPGLGVKSEVIVGYFDSVQDAAPMPLLVWGAWQDPYPVDIVAELAKRPEIVGIKNDGHPFYAYYDIIRATTDENFAVVSGGQMRNFMFGYPIGSTAYLCTIAPFCPDIALEFYNALTTGHNDDAKEIVFRYEEPWLKTATKLEWLPSIKSALHLHGLYPNHRLRTPAVSHTDERHQEVQAVLERVFGNIKFAEL